CCCAGGAGTCGGACTCAGCATATCCAGACTCTGACCTCCATgtttcacacatcttcggaggttccacaacgtactcctcaaagcgagaatacaagaaagtggaacgcgaAGTCTGTTCGGCATGGCAGGGGGCtacacccaagatgaagtggtctgaacagaagatagaattctcagaagaggaccaccccaagactgccgtcatcccaggacgatatccgatcgtggttgaacccactattcggaacatcaaggtcgcGCGTGTTCTCATTGatggtggcagctcaatcaaccttcttttcgccagcactttggacgcgatgggaattccgcaaagcgagttgacaccaaccgatcaaccctttcatggaattactccccagtcctcgtccaaaccattgggcaagattacgttgcctgtgactttcggccaagctaacaacttccgaacggagcagatcacctttgatgtcgctgaattcgatataGCTTATAAcgccatcattgggagaactgcatttgcgaagtttatggccgcatctcactacgcgtatcaagtgctcaagatgccgggaccgaagggaacaatcactattcaagggaacgcaaagctggcggtgcaatgcgacaaacggagcctcgacatggtcgagaaaacgcccagcccacccgccacgactgagccacccaagaaagtgagcaagacaaacaagacgccgaaaccggacggcgcaatcaagatcgttccactctccagtgccaaccccgacaagaccgttaAAATCGGGGCGACACtaagcgagaaataggaactcgcgctcattaccttcctccgcgacaatgctgacgtgttcgcttggcagccgttcgacatgccgggggtccccagggaggtgattgagcacaaactcatggtgcgacccgatgccaagccagtaaagcaaagactgcggagatttgcaccagaccgaaaacaagccatacgagaagagttcgacaaacttctcaaagctggcttcatcagagaaggactatatccagagtggctagccaatccagtcatggtgcgaaaggccaacgggaaatggagaatgtgcgtcgacttcaccgacctcaacaaggcgtgtcccaaggatcacttctctcttcctcgaatagatcaGCTGGTGGAATCAACAGCCGGCTGTGAGctttctcgacgcttactctggctaccaccaaatcagcatggcaaaagaggacgaagagaagacagcattcatcacgccattcggggtattttgctatgttaagatgccgttcggactgataaccgcagggaatactttccagcgcacggtccatggcgcacttagcgaccagctcggcaacaatgtcgaggcatacgtcgacgacatcgttgtcaagaccaagacaagcgactcattgattgacgatctgcgggaaacgttcgacaacctccgacgatatcgcctcatgctcaatccagagaagtgcacgttcggagtaccatcgggcaagctgctcggattccttgtctccggcagaggaatagaagcaaatcccgagaagatcaaggcaatcgagaacatgaagtcgcccacaagactcaaggaagtacaaaagctaaccggatgcatggcagcactgagcaagttcgtcgctaggatgggagaacgagggcaacccttcttcgctctgctgaagaaacaagacaaatttgtatggacacaggaagccgaagaggcattcattgcactcaagcgctacctatcaaacccccctgtacttgttgctccccaacctaatgaagaattattcctctatattgccgccatgccatattccgttagcaccgtcattgttgtcgagagagagaaaatacaacgaccagtctattacgtcagcgaagctctccacgacgcaaagacaagatatccacagatccaaaagctgctttacgcggtcatcatgacatcaaggaagctacgccactactttcaagcccacagagtcacagttgtctcctccttccctctcggtgaagttgtgagaaacaaagacgttgtcggccgtattgcgaaatgggtagtcgagctgagccactttgatgtccactttgtgccacgaacagccatcaagtcccaggtactcgccgacttcgtagccgattggactatgcctgataacaaatcagacaaccaagtcGACAACGAAtcgtggacaatggcgttcgatggtgcactcaacagccaaggagcaggggcagggtttatcttgacgtctcctttcggagatcaattcaagcacgcaatccacctcaacttcagggcgaccaataacacagccgaatacgagggactactcgccgggataagagctgcagccgcacttggggtcaaacgactaatcgtgaaaggagactccgagctagtcgcgaaccaggtgcataaagattataaatgctctaaccccgagttatccaagtatctcgcagaagtcaggaagctagagaaaaggttcgatgggatcgaggtccgacacgtttactgcaaggacaacatcgagccagatgacctagcacgacgtgcgtccagacgagaaccgctcgagcccgacacttttctggacatcctgacgaagccatcagTAAAAGAGGTTAGCGGCGAAGTTAGCCCGGCCGCCCTCGACATTGGCTCGGAGGCCACAAaggcagaacgcgccgttgccgatatcgagaccacagatgactggcgcatcccactaatcaaattcatcaacagcgaggagttgcccgaggacgatacagaggccgagaaaataacccatAAAGCAAAAATCTATAGTATGGTCGGCaccgatctatacaagaaagcgccaaacggggtacttctcaaatgcgtctcgtctgACGACGGAAGACACCTCCTCCTAgatatacatgaaggcatctgtggtcacacgccgccggtcgaacattggtcgggaaagcttttcgacaagggtttttctggccaaccgccctcaaatatgcatgcgacatggtccagcgatgtgaagcctgtcaattccacagtaaacacacaaagctacctgcgcaagcgctccagactattcctcttacttggccgttctcattctgggggctagatatactcgggccatttccacgaggacagggcggctacaggttcctattcatggcgatcgacaaattcactaagtggatcgaagcagtacccacgggggaaatcaaggctgacaacgccatcaaattcatcaaggggatattttgcagatatggactaccgcaccgcatcataaccgacaacggctcccagttcatcagcgccgatttccaAGATTACTGCATCGGGATGGGAGTCAAGATATGCTTCACCTCGGTCTCTCACtctcaaagcaacggacaagtcgagagggcaaacgacatagtactacaagggatcaaaacccgcgtctacgacaggctcatgtcacacgacaaaaaATGGGtggaagaactcccatcagtactatgagccgtacgcaccacaccgacaacgtctaacaaggaaacacccttcttcctcgtgtacggttccgaggccatgctccccagcgagctacgacatcagagtacacaagtacagaagtattccaacgaggatcaggaggagcagcgaaacgtcgatgtgaatctactcaaggaacatcgcgaacgagttgccgtccgagcagccaATTACCAACAGACCCtccgccgttaccacgagaagcgcatccgagcacgcatacttacgatcggcgactacgtcctccgacgggttcaaagccaagcagggcgaaacaagctctcacccaaatgggaaggaccttacacgatcacacaagtcttgcggccaggcgcattcaaaattgcagacggtgatggtcgcgagttggcaaattcttgaaacattgaccaactacgtaaattctatgtatgagtcaatatcATCCATACCTGTAAGACAACTTACAacatcaataaagcctattcttaggcccatattacaatcaaagtgttcctgcccgatgatcccttacccagatgacacctagcgttgaaacctatcctcatgtccctttacgcgtcttgacaaggcctccgaggaacctaagggatcttcggctggggacgcccagagccgataaggccttgtcagatcctgtagagacgaaagaccatgtaagacctagtcgtgtaagagttctcaccgtgcgtatcaactaagccgtgtaatcggaaattaactttccaacttcatggctggggctaggatcagtgcttattcaaccaaggcaggtcaaaggtccaagagccttatccttcGAGAAAAAtcctccgatgacaaggctgggggctagggagagtgtacgactcaaacgaCCGACTAAAGTCATGAACCGAGGATACACTCTTACACACGATATCCGGAGTAAGAAAGATTTTctaaagatagatttcttttctatttcacagaATACTCCTTACAATTCTTACACAAGTCTAAGGCTATATTACACTTTTCCCTAAGATATCTATCACAGGGTACaaagactaccaggaaggccaacgccagtccacaGATTGGAAGACCTTCTACGCCAACGGCGCCATTGACTTCGCCAGGTGGTCTATCTCCGCTGGAGTCTTccgagaacgagcaaaaccTTCATGGAGAAAATCGATGTCCAGTcgcggacgatgatctcgtaggcaGGCCAACACGtgccccccggcatatcggctcgatcaacgacactcctgcttcaaggcttCGTCGATGCGCTTGCTGACGCCCTCGTGCTGAGCATAGGCcccgttcagccacgagatgtatccggctgccgactcctcgggatccccacggggtactcggagctctctacagacCTTGGCCATGgacgtgcagcaactcttcaagtacgagttgaaccacacctcatgacctcggagcgtttccacagcTTGCTCCTTCTTTACTGCTAGCATtgttctctcgagttccgctacttcaaatttcgtcttccaatattggatacgacgatcttgcCCAGCAAGAGCACTCTCGAGATCTGTTCAATGTGGGAATAACTAAGTCAAGCTTCACTTCTCTTTCGAGAACACGGCTGATCTAGTCGGAGGAGCAAAAAGGGATGAAGGGACCACtaacctaaggaagtcgtcACCATCTCCATCCCCGTGGCTAGGATCTGGTCTACATTGTCCGGCGACGCATGTGGTTCAAACGCGAGAGCCGGAATGATCGCCAGTGACTCAGGCTGcccacgctgctggacatcctcgtcatcaacatctctacaagggACAAAAAGTACTCAAAGATCAAAATGCAAGAGAAAGCTAGGGTAATGACTACACGCACAAAGGCGGTCGAAACCCATCGAAGTTTTACACAGCACATCTAAGGAGTACAAgagatcctactcttcaaaaagggggagaacagattcccccaggtcgccgacttcttccatcacctccttacaCTTGccgctagccgccccctgatccaagatctcgcgcagatcgagttcaggatgcaccagcctcacacacgcaaggacgtggcacgccccggtgtagatcccgttggacgtctcctctccgatcctggccgcatgcttggagggaatctcctccatcgccgccgccagctccgctAGAGAAGatgtcagcgagaactcatcaggattcgccgggatggtagacttgacgccgcactccccggcgagctggtgtagaccagtataggtgacccgcaacgagccacAGATTTCCGACAAATTGTTCCCGagctccgacatgcggtgctcgagcccctgccgttgtcgctcgttgctggccaccaactccctcatcttcttgagGTCTTCACGAGCTTCCGCCAACTCGTATGCCAGCCGGTCGGCGCGCTCgtttgccgacgccgccgccgacctcgcctccgcaatctAGCGTccaatgccgcgagcaccagcttcgAGGAGACGCCCCATTTCGAcccggagctcctcccaggtgaggacggcagtCGGTGGACCACGACCAGCCGCGGGATCGCTGGCCGGGCCGCTTGGTGTCACCTCGCGGCTCCCGGGCGCAagcacgacatccgtcgaggctACAGCGGGAGACGCGCCGGAAGTCCCTCCGGACTCGTCCTGcaccgccttcgcccgcgccacCCTATGAGACAGCTATGGTTCAGACAACGCTCGGACAAAGTCACGAAAACTTAAAttcatccacttacttctcgccaagtgTCACAAGTCGCTGTCGTcatggaggcgggggagacgcgtccgaggcctggagAACAGTTGATGCGAAGTAAGGCGAAATTGTTCTGGCTGTATGATCAGACAACAGGATAGCTTACCGAGGGGGTGGATGCCTTGCGACGATGTCCGCTTACagaggagaacttcctcccctttgctggaacattgccaccacttgtggtagcagcagcagcagcatcagacgcctccttggcgaccttctcTTTCAATGACgtcgccacctgatggtccgcgagcggcccgatgatgtcagACAGAGGAAGAGCCTATGCTTTATAAAGTCACAAAGCGATCTCAGAAGAAAAACACAGAATGACTACtaagtacacttacattgatggcggCATCGCGTTCAGCCGcccccttctcgcaaaggggaACGGGGATAttactcgccgtcgccgggccactgatcatcacctggccgACACGACGTCCCACGGCTTCGTTGCTCAGACCTGTGAATCGAGAACCAAATTTTGATGAGCTAGGAGGAGCGCGCACACAAGCATATCGGGAtaaatgcgagaaagataccccAAGGAGAAACCCGAGTCGTATCCTCCGGTccagaatagtcaaaggctgggtgggctcgagcctggagcggctggatccgtctaccaatgaagtcagcagcgacttcataccccgacaaaccTCGCACTCGGAGATCGTCGACGACATCGATGAATGACTGAAGAGAAGGGCTCAAAGGGGgttttgcggtccaagacgaaatcttgtctggttgttcctcaggaacaacgaagacaggatccgaatcttctatctgaagatagaaccacctcgtccgccatttgctgcgagaggAGGGACACTAGAAGGGGATATAACACGATTTCAGGCCATCCTAAAGTCGGAATCCAACGcatccagataccctgttgaattccatccaacgcaactCGTAGTAGAAGCGGAAGAGATCGAGaaagggctctaccccaatgtaggcttCACAAAGATGTGAAAAAATACTAAGGAAGGCTATAGAATTGGGGTTCAGACGGAGCagagaaagaccatagaagttcaaaaccaagagaagaaattcggaaggtggagggagaaaaccgcagagaatgTAGTCCTCGATCGCAGCCATGCGACCTAAGACGGGctggggttcagtacctcctgcttccctttCCATGGTTCCACGACCCGGAAGGGCGCTGTCCTCCTGAAGTTTCTTCAGCGACGCGTTGGTGGAGGATGATTTTCCGAGATCCATCACCGatcggagatcgccggagaaagggCTGAGGTCGACGAACTAGGGTTTCTTGTGGGAGTGGAGAAGACGAAGAACGCTTGCAGGCAGGAGGTTTTCTTCACAAtaggcggacttcaaaatggatcccccaaaattcctttaaatagacgcactaccgacggtgcgaattccaaggaaaggagagagatagcCGCCCGAAATTTCTGGGTtcgttacgcgcggcagttttttggacttcagtttaaattcactcgtgaccgttgggcttcacaTGGTGTTCTCGACTACGTCCTGTCTCCATGGTTCTCGCACCGGGAACAACAACAGCCTTGACACGAGAAGTCGCGAatggttacacgagttcatttaagaagaagtcgggggctactgtcagggttacgggttaggtataccctttacccttcgatatacgtcacatatcggtatggcatgcccacgcgcatacggatactctctacatacactaaggaaatccttcacggagttTACGGACgaaaagagtcctactcggacaagactgggtcgtcaatgtatcgtgtagggtctgATGTCTCTGAGCTCTaaaccgcctgacctgcgataaaaaagggaccccccggggaggacctaaggcatcgaatctgagagccaacacaacccccacagcctacgaagtcggagcctgcaggagccaaatcgccggggatctagtcgaaccaactcgactacgatctcgccggatccatcgagttccattgttccctttgtaacctgtgttttccatcatataatcccacatcaactggattagggctattacatatcaaggggcctgaaccagtataatcttcgtcttttgtttgcttgatgtcgtattacatggacccttgtaccaacgtaccccgataccctctatatccggtctacgggtatcacccatCGACAGTAACGTACTGTGGTTTCTCCAGGATCAAAGACTCGCAACCGCTCCGAACTCAGCCAACCCAAACGCAGCAAGGGAAGCGAGTTCCCCTTTTTGCAGATTCTGCTCGAGAGCAGATTCCAATCCGCGCTTGGTGATTCTACAGCCGAGTCAAGAGGATATGGTTggagatggctctgataccagattgttAGAACCCTAGCACTCGATTTCACCACGAACTCAAGAACACGATAGGTAGCTGGAACTTTGTATTTCTCTCACGATCCAACAGGatcggagccgccgccgccttcaccgccGAGTTCCAGATCGATGCCGTTTCAGACAGTACACAGTAGTttttaatctctctctctctctctccagctgTGCCACAAGGTCTCAGCCCACTCTAGCCTATAACACGGCCCATTCCGGCCCAACATATCTAGGATTAGTAATACTCTGGCGCTTCTCTCTTTCAAAGACGCCTTCTGTTCCTCCGCCTTCACCCTATACTTCGTCAGAGACCTTGTCGCGCCTCCTCTTGGTAACGTCAGCTTCCTTGCTTATCCTgacatttttcttcaaacttttaactttttcatcacatcaaaacttttctacacacataaacttctaacattttcatcacatcgtttaaatttcaaccaaacttttaattttgacgtgaactaaacacacacagTGATGCATGATCTGCATCAATTCTCGGATGTCAGAGGAGATCTCCGAATTACTCGTTTTCAGATTTCGGATGAAGGCTAAACCCCGAACAAATGCAAGTGCCCAGTGGTTCGTCGGAGGTGGAATCCCCAAGGAGACATTTGGGCTTAAGAAGAGACTGGGCCCACGCGGCCCCTCTCACTGTGTGTCAATCCTAGGagaggtcgccgccggagacgtACGGATAGCACGGACGTCGGCGAGTGCGAGGAGATTTCTTGCAGACTGTACGTTCTGAATTTTCATGTTTTcggtgagtgagtgagtgagactGGATCTCTGTCTCATTTTACTCAAGCTGTTCTTGGAACCGCATTACAGATTAGGCAATTTGATGGGTAAAGAACCGCGCGCAACTTAGCCGCTTAATTAAATATGCAGTTAGTCAGTTAACTAATAAGTTGCTTCTGAATGTAGGAGTACTCACTAATAAGTAATAAAGTACTAATTGCATTATGATATCACAATAAGCAACAGTACTTGTCAAGAGTATATGGGACTATAGGACTAGATTCTACACTGGAGGAGCACGTAGGATTGACTTGTGCCATTTGCCGTGTGGTTTTCTTCAGAAATACCGTAGAGACAGATAGcactcatgagtcatgacctGAATACTCCTACTccctcagtcaaaaaaaaaaaaaaaagacaaaccctggtttccgtgtccaacgtttaaccattcttcttatttaaaaaaattataaaaaaattaaaaagataagtcacgtataaagtattaatcatgttttatcatctaacaacaatgaaaatactaattataaaaaaatttcatataagacgaacagttaaatgTTAACACGAAAACCtagagtttgcctttttttgacggagggagtacctgttAGTGACAGAGACGCAAGAACTGTTATCTCATGACCTACTTTGATAATGGCGACCTGGAATTAACCAAACGGAGCAGCATACTGTATATCTGAATTAATTATGGCTCGTCCAACCGCGCGTACTGTACTGTTGAGTGGAAATGTTTGTGCGCTTTCTGAAACCTATACTGATCACTGATCCCATAATTCATGCCCTAGCTAGTTCATTTTGGCAACATTTGCAAGGTAGGAGTAGCAGCTAGCAGCTCATCACcttagaccctgtttagttcacaccaaatttttcccaaacttccaactttccatcacatcgcaTCACATGCAAAACTTtactactcacataaactctcaactattttttcaaactattaactttttccaaactttttctcaattttaggaactaaacacagccttaacaaCTGAACTGAAGATGTACGTGTGACTCCATCAGCAGTCACCTAGCCAGAAAGTGCAAATTTCGTCCGACAATTTCTCATATCCAGTTTTCGGATCAACCGATCAAACCAAAACggcaacaaaaaacaaaaaaaataaaaaaaatatatcgctGATGCGCGTGTGATGATTGGTGTGGTTTTATTCTCCGAACCCCCAAAAGAGGCGTTTGGGCCATGCAGCGACTAGGCCGTTTGGTTGACCCAATACTTGCCTTCTCCACTCGGCCCACGGGCCCACAATGCGAAGGCTGAACTGAAGCCCACCTACACTCCtgcgtcttcctcctctccgccgccgccgccgacgagcacaACCGCACACGAGACGACGTCACCCACAACCGCACGCGCAGATCCGAGaggcgagagcgagagcgaggtGGGAATGGCAGGGAGGCTGACCGCGGCGGGATCCCGCGTCCTGGGCGgccagggcgccgccgcccgcgccgcggcgtccgcgctccgccaccgcgccggcatGGGCCTCCCCGTCGGCAGGCACATCGTCCCCGACAAGCCCGTAAGCCGTCTCTCGccacacctctcctcccccccccccccccccctctcatCGACCTTGTGCTCCTCCGATTTCTCTCTCCGCCGATGCGATTTCTCCATCTAATCGATTCGATTTGCGGGGGGATTTGGGGAATTTGCAGCTGCCGACGAACGACGAGCTGGTGTGGGACAACGGCACGCCCTTCCCGGAGCCCTGCATCGACCGCCTCGCGCCGCACATCGGCAAGGTCTGATTCCCAACCCTCATGCACTGAATCACATGGATTCGTGGGGGTCTCATCTGGTTTGATTTGATGTGATGCTATTTGGTCAGTACGAGGCGCTGGCCTGGCTTTGCGGTGGGCTCGGATTCTTCGCTACTCTTGGCTTGGCTGCCACCTTGAACGACAAGGCTTCCAAGATCCCCTATGTGAGTGCCAAATACTTCATTGTGATATTTTACT
The sequence above is drawn from the Oryza glaberrima chromosome 10, OglaRS2, whole genome shotgun sequence genome and encodes:
- the LOC127785618 gene encoding NADH dehydrogenase [ubiquinone] 1 beta subcomplex subunit 8, mitochondrial, translating into MAGRLTAAGSRVLGGQGAAARAAASALRHRAGMGLPVGRHIVPDKPLPTNDELVWDNGTPFPEPCIDRLAPHIGKYEALAWLCGGLGFFATLGLAATLNDKASKIPYTPKVYPFDNLREELGDRP